The nucleotide sequence GCATTGGGCCCCCGAGCACCTCTCCCCATCCAGCCTCCCAGCAGTGTTCTGCTGGTTAGAGACCCAGGAACAGCCTGGGCAACAGAAGAACAAGGTCAGGGTTGTTATAGGGTGATGTGTCATCCCTCCAGCCCCTTGTCTGGGTTGGGGTTCAGCCTGGTCTTCCTGACCCCTTGACCATCAGGTTGCCCTACCCCAAGTCTCTGTCCACCGCCAGTCAGAAGTAGGGGGCTTATCAGTAACCCCCTCCCTGGATGGTTCCATTGATCTCTGAGAGACACCCTCCGATTCCTACTTCTGCTCAATGAGAATAGCCAGGGTTTCAGGAGTCATTAGGGTCAAGGGTCACTGAGTCTGGATAACAGGGGTCATGAGTCACTGGGGTCAACCCAGACGCTCCTGTAACTTGCCCTGGCTCCACAGATGTGGATGGCAATGACCTCTTGTCCTACTGGCCAGCCCTGGGGGAATGTGAGGCTGCTCCCTGTGCTCTGCAGACCTGGGGCTCTGAAAGGCGCCTGGGGCTGGACACCAGCAAGGATGCAGCCAATAACAATCAGCCTGACCTGGCCCTGACCAGTGGAGATGAAACTTCCCTGGGCCGGGCCCAGCACCAGAGGAAAGGTATGATCCCTGACCTTGGTCTGCACTTGAGGGACCCTGGGGACTGTCCATTTCAGTCTCCTAATCCCAAACTGCTTCACAGGCATCCTGAGAGCTCCTCTTGCTCTAATCTGGGGAGTTTCTGCTCCTCGACCCTGCTTCATGATCCCTGGAGACTGCCCCTGTCCTGACCCAGGGGATTACTGCCTCCTCGCTCTGACCCCTGTCCTGCTGCCTCTTTGGAATTCCTAGgagctgcctctgcccctccccaaggGATTTCTGCCCCCAATCCTGTGTCAGGGATCCCAGAGGCTGTATATCCCTAGACTCAGGGAGTTCCTGCCCCCCCCATACACACCCTGTCCCCTATTTGTCTGTCTCACAGGCATCCTGAAAAACCGATTGCAGTACCCACTGATGCCACAGACCCGAGGTCCCCCTGAATTGTCCTGGTGCCGTGCAGCCACCTTGGGCCATTGCGCTGTGCCGGCTGCCTCCTATGGTCGCATCTATGCCGGAGGGGGCACAGGTAGCCTTTCACAACCAGCAAGCCGCTACTCCTCTCGAGAACAGCTGGACCTGCTCCTCCGGCGGCAGATGAGCCGTGAGCGACTGGAGGAAGCCCCTGCCCCCACTCTGCGTCCCCTGAGTCGGCCAGGTTCCCAGGAATGCCTGGATGCTGTGCCAGGCCGCCTGGAGCCCAGAGATCGGGGCAGCACCCTGCCACGGAGGCAGCCACCTAGGGACTACCCTAGCTCCATGGCTGGCCGCTTCAGATCACGGGATGCACTGGACTTAGGGGCACCCTGCGAGTGGTTGAGCACATTGCCCCTGCCCCACAGTGCCCAGGACCTTGACCCacagcccccacctctgcccctgtcTCCCCAGCGGCAACTCTCAAGGGACCCCCTCTTGCCATCCCGGCCCCTGGACTCTCTATCCAGGAGATCGAACTCAGGGGAGCGGCTAGACCACGGGCCTAGCCGGCACCCCTCACGAGAAGGCCTTGGGCCACCCCCGCAGCTGCTCAGAGTTAGGGAGGACCCAGCCAGTGGCCCTAGCCACGGCCCCTCCACAGAGCAGTTGGACATTCTCTCCTCTATCCTCGcctctttcaactcctcggctctctcctcctctgtgcagTCCTCAAGCACACCCTCGGGCCCTCACACCACTGCCACGCCTTCTGCCACTGCCTCGGCACTTGGGCCCTCCACGCCACGCTCTGCCACATCCCACAGCATCTCGGAGCTGTCGCCGGACTCAGAGTAAGCAGAGTCCACCCACCAACTCACACCCTCGTCAGCTTAGGGCAACCTCCTGTGTTCTGCCACAGAATGGGCTGGGGGTTGGCAGACAGTGTGGGTTACCCCAGGCTCAGCACAGCCAAGGGGCCACAGGCTGAGGGCAGAAATCCAGCACGGAATGGGGACATGATTAACAGGGACTTGGGAGCTATAGGATTGAGGCCAGCCACCCTCCCTTGCACCTCTGGGGCTAAGGAGGAGAGATAGATGCCTTCCAAAGGGTTTGAGTTAGTGGAGGGGGGCAGGACAGGAGCCAAGGCCTAGAAGTGGGAGGTAACCTGATACGTAGAAGGgacaggggagaaaggaggagtcTTTACTTGGGGGCTTTGCTTAGGGAGTAGTATGGGATAATGAGGGGCCAGAAACAGTGCCAAGATATGGGCACTTTATATGCTGGGCTGAAGAGTTAACTTTGAGGGTaaatcattcatttgttgatttatTCAGTCAATATTAAGTTCCTCCTGCCTGCGGGCACTGTGGGGTGGGGCATACAAGAATGGAGTTGGGACCTGGGACATCTCAGGTGCCTCTGGGGCATCTGCAGGGTAGGGGATGGCAGCTGGGTACACAGGTGTcagagagagtgaggaggaacCAGGAGCTGCCAGGCTTTGGAAGCCAGAAGGAGAGTTGAGTTTTAAGAGGGAGGAACAGCTAGGTCAGGCTCTGTGGAGGTCTGTAGGGTGAGAAAAGGCTTTAGGGGGAAGAGGACTCCAGGAGTGGGGCAGGAGATCAACAGAACCTGAGCAGAGTCAGCAGAGGAGATAGGACCAGAGATTTTGGGGCCTGGTGCCCAGGACTCTGGAAGGATGCTgggggtggagaagagagggagctgTGTGCATCACCTGGGTCCTCCTGCAGCCTGGCCTTGGGGTCTGGTTGTTGAGAGGGCTGGGGGACAGAAAAGGGGTTTAGGCTCTGGAGAtacacttgacctctctgagcctcagtttctttgtctgcaAAATGTGTCTGTAGTAACAAATTTTTTGAGATGTGCAGCTTTTGAGACAAAATTTGTCAAGTGCTTTAACATAGTGTCTATAGTAGGTGCTTGCTAAGTGCTTAGAGAAAAGACATAGGTGGCTGGCCAAGGGGCCTTGCTGATGAATCTGGGGGTCCAGAATGGGTGAAGGGCTCTGAGAATCCCAGAATAGGCATAagggggctggagactgaggcaaaggggatgggggcagggaggggagcggTGGGGAGGTGGGCCAGGCCAGGTCCCATCCCACGGGGGAGTCCAGAGCCACCTGACTCAGAGTCCTCTCAGCAACCACCTTTCATCTCCACATTCAACTCTGCAGAGTTCCCAGAAGTGAGGGTCGCTCCTGAGGGGCCGAGGAGGAACAGCGAGGGCGATGGAGGCCTTGGGCCAATGGAAGAGACGCCAGGAGTCAGGAGCCGATCCTGAGGCAGCCTCCTACCCAGCCCTTGCCCCCAGCTCTCCCTGTTGCTGCAGTGCTGAGGCTCCACACTTAcctgtgagcatgtgtgtgacACATGCACAGAGCAAGGGAACTGAAGGGAGGACTTTTATACGTTTTGTACCTTTGTAACCAGAGAGATATGCTTATgttatttttcagcttttctgtGTCCCAGGGTTCTGCggctgggctgggggggggggtgtaggGGGAAAGAGGTGCAGAGTTTGACCCCATTTGGGTCCCTGGCAAACCATATACTCTTTCTTCTCATCTTACTGGAGTGGATTCAGACAGGAGGGGCAAATGCTCCCCAACCAGGTTGATCTGAATATTGTCAGGGCCCAAAGTGCAGAATTGATCTTTGCTTTTTCTTGGATGCCCCAAGGGCCAAACTTCTGGGACTGGGGGTTGGTCTTGGAAACAGGGGTCCTCTGACCCCTTCACAGGGCCTTGCTCATGCCGACCTCCTCGtggatgtgtgtgtttattatgtGGAGTCCCTGCCACTTACTGCCTTATGACCTAGGATTGATGCTGTGGGGCGCTGGTGGAGCAGCAGATGTCATGTTTACAGAGCAAGGCTTCCCTTTCTCCCATGGGGAGGGTTTCAGGCCTCTATTCAGACATTCCTGCGGAGGGTAGACCGAGGGGTCATttgccagcccctgcccctgctgtGAGCAAAAGTTGTCTGTGGTGCCATTTGATTTCCTGTTGCTGCCCCCTTTAGAATTTATTCTGAAgggtggagtgggaggaggagcaaAGGGAGCAGAAACAGGAACTGAAGACTCAGAATGTAGGTGCCACTGCCTCCCATGTTTACAGGAACTCCCTGGCCCTTGGCACCTGGGCTGCAGGAAGTGACTCAGTACCACCCTCCTTTATTCCTTTCTACGGGGAAAGATGACTGTTAGGACCTTGTTCACAAAACTCTCACTTTTATTACTTTGTCTTATGTCCAGAACTGGGGACTTGTaaattttgttactttgtttACAGAtcaagatttaaaacatttttaaactttgtttacaaCTTAAAACTTTGAACTTTTACACTTTGTTTACAGTTgagaatgtttttttttctttgtttacaagCAAAAAGTAGAGAAAGTGGGAGAGGGGCTTGGAGGACCCACCTGTGAGGACCCTGGGCCTGGCCATCTTGAGGGGTTTCTAACCCCTTGTTATCCCAGGTCAAAGGTCAGCCCCGAGTCCCCTCTtgaacagcagagccagaaggccTTGAGAGTAGGCAAGCTCTTACCACTGGGAACAGTGGCTGTGCAGGGTTGTGGGGGGGATCTGTACAgacacacccctcccccccacataCTCTTGGGAGGCAGTTTCCAAGGAGATTGAAAGTTCTACTTTACTGACTGGTGCCAAATCCCGCCAGCCAGGATCCCAGCTCTCCTTACCCGGAATGACCCCCACCCTTGAAGGGTTGAGGGGCCCACTGCGGGGAGAAAGGGTTGTCCTTGCTATGTCCTAGGTTCTGTAGATGCCCCTCTCTGGGggtccccacctccagcccagtGGCCCCTTTTCCTGTCTGTGTAAATTGTTCCGTGAAGCCGCGCTGTTTTGGGAATAAACTTCTATAGAAAATGGTTATTGCCTCTTTCTGTTTGCGGGTAGAAGGGTGGAGTAGGAGGGTGGCTATGAATGATTCAGGCCAGGCTGACCTTTGGGGGAAATCTGAGCACTGCCCCCACAAGAATATTCAGCTATTTTTAGCCCATTTCATTGGAGATTTGGACCAGGTTCCCATCTCTTTCATCTTGAATTCTGGCCAGTGACCTTGTGATTGAGGCCTGAAGTATGAGCAGAGGTGCTGAGAGTCAGGTCTCAAGGGAAACCCCCCTCCCTGTCAAGGCAGCAGCATGATGATTTCCTAAGTCTTCAGGGCCTGCAGCCCAACCTGGCGTTTGCTGCCACCAGGGGTCAAACCATCTCTAGGAACTGCCCTTGCTAAACTCCTCAGCTCATTGACAGCACTGACCCCTGCGACCTCTAGGACTTGGAGCTGGTAGGGACGCTGTATTCCTCTGTGGCTCAGGCGGAAAACTTCAGGCATGATGTCCGGGCTGTGCTATACGCAGGGGATAGGAAACTCCCAGCCTTACTTCAGATCTGGGTGTTCAGAGTTGAAGGGAAGCTGGGGCACCTTTGGTCTCAGAGACATGCCTGGTCTCAGGGAAAAAGGCTTAGGGTGGCGCCCTCAGTGGGAGGCATGAGAGGCCATGGATACCCGACGGAGAACCAAGGCTCTGGTCGCTAGCGGCGCCCCCAAGCATCCTGCCCGCTTGGGGTTTTCCCCTCTCCATCCCGCGGGGACCCTCCACAAGAAGCCAGGACACGCTATCAGCCCTGTCCCACTCAGGGCCCTGGGGCCGCGGCTATGGCCAGCCCAGCGCGGGTCTTTAGTCCCAGTTCTGCAGTTCCACCCGGCTCAGGGAGGAGGGCTAGGCGAGCCACGAGGGGGAGCAGGAGCCAGGCCGCAGGGGAGGAAGGGGTTAAATCTTCCTCCTCCAGGCTCTCCCCGCCCATAGAGCGCCTCTTTGGCCCCAACCAAGCACGCTGATTGGCCCAAGCCCTCCCCGTCCTGCCGGGGATTGGCCTGTGGGAGCGCGCCGGAGGccttgcccctttcccagctcgGCCTTTCGGCCCGTAGCAGCCTCTTGCTGGAGCTGTGGTAGCAGCCGCCACCTGGCAGCCCTCAAGCCATGGAGCCGTCGGAAGCTTCGGGGTGAGTGCGGGGCGCGGCCTGGGTTTCCCGTGTCCGCGTCCACGTGCGTGTCCGCGAGGCGCCGGCAGCCTCCTGGCCCCCGCGCAGGCGCCCGGCTTGGGTTGGCTCGGAAGGGGTACCGCCAAGTCTGGAGCCGGCGTACGCTGCCTACAACGCCTCGGTTTACCGCTTTTCCGCTTTTCTGCGGGCGGCTGCCCAACTGCAGCGAGGGATGGGGGCGGGAGCCGGCTGTGCCAAAGGCCGGTCGAGCCTCGCTGGAAAGCTAGCCGGGGGCCGTAGGGAGGCGGCTCCGTGCGGAGGAGCCGCGGCCCAGGAGGTGCGCCGGTGGGGCGCGTTGGGGCCGGGAGGTCGCTGCAAGATAGTCCATAGCCGGGGCCTGAGGCCGGCCGCTGTACCACTCCTACGGGAATGAGCGCTTCGGCCCTTCTGGCAGCTGTGCCCTCCCAGCGGGAGGGGCCAAGGACCCAAGCCCCGCCCTCCAAGCACGCGTCCTGCTGGTGGGGGGTTGGGAGGGCGGTGGAGGGAGCCCTTTAAGAACACCTGAGTAACTCACGGAGGAGGGGCGAGGGGGCTCAAAGATCTCTGTGGGACACGTCAAAGTCTTTAAGGTTCTTCTTTGCACCcattccactccctcctccaACCGGGACACCCAGGCCCTTCGCTGGTGAGTTCCCGGCCCTCGGCCCTGGCCCTCGGGTGGGATCCTTCCCCTAGGTCAGAGCTTCTCACAGATCAGAACTTTCCTGACAGGCGAAAGCTTTCCCGGCAGGGGAGAGCTTCCCTTCAGGTAAGATCCTCCCTCTGAGATCTATTCCCAGGTGAGAGCCTCCCCAGGTCAGAGCTTCCCGTAGGTGAGAGTACCCTCCAGATCAGAACTTTCCTGGTGGGTGAAAGCTTGCCCCCAGGTAAGAGCTCCCTCTCTAAGAGCTCCCATTCCCAGGTGAGATCTATTTCCAGGACAGCTTCCTCCCAGGTCTCCTATTCCCTAGCGAGAGCTTTCCCCCTCTTCAGGTGGGAGCCTCTGGGCAGATCAGAGATTCTCCCCAGGACAGAACTTACCTGGCTGGTGAAAAATTTTGAATCAGGTGAGAGCTTCCCCCTAGCTGAGATCTATTCCCAGCTGAGATCTTCCCCCATTTCAGGTGGGAGCTTCCCTTTCCAGGTGGAAGCCTCTCCTTCCAGGTGAGTCCCCTTTCTCTCCAGGTGAGAGCCATCCCCTGGCTTTCCCAGATTAGGCCTGAGATTGTCTACAACTTGGACCCTggggctggaggcccaggggcaATATTAGCCCCACCTCTCTCCTTCTTAGAGGGGAGGGTCTCATCTGAAGAGGGCCTTGCCTGAAGAACTGGACCCCTAGTTTGCTGGATCCCTTCCTTGCGTGTGCTCTCAGCCAGCCAGCAGTGGGCTCATGGGGCAGCTGGATAAGGACTCAGAGACTGGACGGGGATTGGCTGGGGGAGAgcaaggggctgggaggggcagtcaGCCTGGGACCTGGATTGGTAGAACCCTCAGGGCTGGGTAGTGTGGACTGTGCTCATCCTGCTGCCTCTTCGTGGGGGACTTTGTCCCAGCAAGCGGTTTCCACTAGCCAAAGTTCAGGCACTgccctgggtgtgggcatggagCCAGCTGGGGGCTGGACCTACCTAGATCTCGGGGACTAGATATCAGTCAGGTGGTGACTCTCTAGTCTCAGGTGGATGTGTGGGGGAGGTTGGGCCAGGGGTGCCCTGACGGTGTCTCTGGTCTTGCCACCCCAGACAGAGGGATACACAAGCACTGCTGTCCACAACACAAGAAATGGAGCTGAGGAGGCGAGACTACCACGTGGAGCGGCCACTGCTGAACCAGAAacagctggaggagctggggcgCTGGAGCTCAGTGACTGGGACCCACCAGTGGCGAACCTGGTTGCAGTAAGGCTGAGGGTTGGGGCCTAGGGGCACTGGCAGGACCTAGGTAGCCTCTATCCCTGATACCTACCCTTGTGTCCTCAGGTGCTCCCATGCTCGGGCCCGAGCACTTCTGCTCCAATACCTCCCTGTTTTGGCTTGGCTACCCCGGTATCCTGTGCGTGACTGGCTCCTGGGTGACCTGTTGTCTGGCCTAAGTGTGGCCATTATGCAGCTACCACAGGGTAAGCCACCTGTCATCTGGAGGCTGTACCCTCAACCATTGCCTGGTGACCTCGACCCTTTAAGGCCCTAGCCTAGAAGCCCTGTGATCTGTGGCTGCCCCCAAACCTGAAGTCATGACCCCTGCCTCTGCAACTGTGGCCTATGACCTAGGGCTGGGATTCCCTCATCCTTTCAAGGCCCTGGCCCCTTAGCCTACATTGCCACCATTCTACCTCCAGGCCTAGCCTATGCCCTCCTGGCTGGACTGCCCCCAGTGTTTGGCCTCTACAGCTCCTTCTACCCTGTCTTTATCTACTTCCTGTTTGGCACTTCCCGGCACATCTCTGTGGGTGAGTGGAGCCAGGCCCAGCCTTGCTGGAGGATGCCCACCTCCCTCATGGAGGACAGATTGAGGGCGGGCTGAGCAGAACAAGGGAACTTAGGGAAGAGAGCAGCATTGGTGCTGGGCTGCTGGAAGACTGGCCCAAGGGTCATTCCCATGCAGGAGTAGGCCTCTGACCATGGGACCACGCAGTCAGGTGACCTAGAGGCCCTGGCTCCGGGCGGATGTTGGGGGCTCAGAACTTGGCACAGGCCTGATAACCTTTGGCGGGCTGTGCCCCCTCCTCATTCCACCTTTCACAAGGGGAGCGGTTCTGAGCCAGTGGGCATAGGTGGGCAGGGTAGATGTGCGGGGCCCACATTTCTAGTCACCCTCAAGAGCCCTTGAGCTCAGGGTTCATACGTGACTGTCAGCACTGCCACTATTTGCACAGCATAGTCTGAGGATATTTGTCTAGAACTGGATGTCTGTCTTCTCCCTTAAGACCAGGGCTCCAGGGCAGGACAGTGTCCTCTCCCGTTCAGACCTGCCCTGACCTGTCCCTATAGGCACTTTTGCTGTCATGTCTGTGATGGTGGGCAGTGTGACAGAATCCCTGGCCCCAGATGAGGACTTCCTTCAGGACTTGAACTCCACAGTCAATGAGACGGCCAGAGATGCTGCCCGGGTGCAGCTGGCCTCCGCACTCAGTGTCCTAGTTGGCCTTTTCCAGGTACAGAGCAGTCAGGAGTACTGTCCCCCTACTACCTGCCCCACTGCTGAACCCATCCCCCCAACCCCCGTCTGCCAGTTCCTCTGAGTGTCTGACCAtcaccatcctcctcctcatcactcTGGCTGTTGACTCATCCCTCTCTGATCTTACCTGCCCTGGGCTATGCCCCAGCCACCCCTAGGACCCCCACCTCCCCTGATTGCCCCTGGCCACCCCACAGGTGGGGCTTGGCCTGGTCCACTTCGGCTTCGTGGTCACCTACCTGTCAGAACCTCTGGTCCATGGCTATACCACAGCTGCATCTGTGCAGGTTTTCATCTCGCAGCTCAAGTATGTGTTTGGCCTCCAATTGAGCAGCCGCTCTGGGCCACTGTCCATCATCTATGTGAGTGAAGGTGGGATGAGGGACAGGTGGGTGTGCCCATGAGCTTGAGTGCTGGCTGTGACCCTGTCTCCCCTCAGACACTGCTAGAAGTCTGCTGGAAGCTGCCCCAGAGCGTGGTTGGCACCATGGTCACCGCACTTGTGGCAGGGGTAGTGCTTGTGGTGGTGAAGCTACTGAATGACAAGCTGCAACAACATCTGCCCCTGCCGATCCCCGGGGAACTGCTCACGGTTCGGATTCTggggggggcaggggacaggggagAAGGGCAAGTGGGGATATATTCCTGCCATACGGGCATCCCCCAGGCATTTAAAGACTAGCTGGCATGAGCACTGGTGAGAGTTCCTGGGGACTGGGCGGACCACAGCGGAAAGCTCCCGAGTTAATATCTTCCTGCCCCTGAGAGACAGCATCTCTCTTTTCCCAAAATGGTGGCGTCTGTCTCATCCTGTTGCTAGCTTGTCCCTCTGAAGGTTTTGCTTCAAGTCTCCCCCTTCACCCCCAAAGAGGTTTCTCCATCCCCCTTGACAGTGGTGCCAGCACCTCCCTCCTCTGactctgtcctctcctcccagctcatCGGGGCCACAGGCATCTCCTACGGCGTGGGCCTGAAGCACAGATTTGGGGTGGATGTCGTGGGTGACATCCCTGCAGGGTGAGCTCTGGCCCCTGTCAGGTCAGGGAGCTTGGGTGGCCAGGGTCAGCACCTTCCTTTGGCCTCACAGATGCCCCTCACAGGCTGATACCCCCAGTGGCCCCCAACTCCCAGCTGTTCGCAAAACTTGTGGGAAATGCCTTCGCCATCGCTGTGGTTGGGTTCGCCATTGCCATCTCGCTGGGGAAGATCTTCGCACTGAGGCATGGCTACAGGGTGGACAGCAACCAGGTCTGGAGGACGGGATGCGGGACAGTTAGCAGGCAGTGGAGGAGGTCTGAGGGGGATGGAGTATCAGGTGGGACACAAGGAAACAGCAAACAGATGTGGTGGGCCATGTGGGGGACTGAGGATGGGGGAGCAGGACACAGGACAACAGCCAAGTCCTTGAGGGCTATGCAGTGGGGGTGAAGGTTGGGGATGCCTAGGCCTAGACACAGTTGCTTGGCGAGTGACCAGGCTCTGCCACTGAAGTCTCCTCACAcctgctctcccctccaccaGGAGCTGGTGGCCCTTGGCCTCAGTAACCTTATTGGGGGCGTCTTCCAGTGCTTCCCTGTGAGTTGCTCTATGTCTCGGAGCCTGGTACAAGAGAGCACAGGGGGCAACACACAGGTGGGCTCAGGTGTGGGCGCGGGTGTgcttctgtgtgtgcatgtgctgcTTTGCCTGGGTtgtcccaccctcctccccttgctctccccctgctccctccctactctccccccacccccctgctctccccccaccccctactcTCTTGCCCCAACCCTACTCTTCGCCTCTACTCTCCCCACACTCCCCCTACTCTCCCCTACTTTCCTCCCAACCcttactctcccctccccctcctctcctctcttcccccacctctactctcccccaacccctactctccacccccacccctactctccactcccactctccctccactTTACCCCCAACCCCTACTCTggccccacccccccactcccttcccctgctccccCACTCTCTTCCCCTACTCCTACTCTGCTACCCTCCTGctcactcctgcctcctgctcaCTCCCACCCGGCAGGTTGCTGGAGCTGTCTCCTCCCTCTTCATCCTCATTATCATTGTCAAACTTGGGGAACTCTTCCAAGACCTGCCTAAGGtgagcccccacctccacccctaccCAGCTGGGTTTGAGGGCCTTGGCCAGGCCAGGGGCTCAGATCAGTCAGTCACATCCCAGGTGAGGGGCAGGGATACAAGGTCATGCCATTTTTCAAGGTTGAGACCTTTGGGGTGAGATTTGGAGTTGAGAGTCAGGGGTTAGGACCTTTCAGCATCAGATCCAAGTTGTTAGGTTCACGGGCTGGGTGGTGGTTAGCGTCATTTAGGGTTATGCCCAGGTGCTTGGGGTCAGTCTTGTTCATGCCCAGGTGGCTGGGGTTGTCAGTATCTGGGCAGCTCTCAGCAGCCCCTGGTGACACTGTCCCCATGGCAGGCAGTCCTGGCAGCCGCCATTATCGTGAACTTGAAGGGCATGTTGATGCAGTTCACAGACATATGCTCCCTCTGGAAGGCAAATCGAATGGATCTGGTGAGAGGCCTGGGATCCCAGGGGTGGGATTGGGGCCTTCAGCTCCAACAGCCCCTCTAGACCCTGCTGACCACTGCCCTTCTGTTTTTAGCTCATCTGGCTGGTGACCTTTGTGGCCACCATCCTGCTGAACCTGGACCTTGGCCTAGCAGCTGCGGTGGCCTTCTCCCTGCTGCTTGTGGTGTTCCGCACGCAGCTGTGAGTCAACCCTTTTGGTCCCCCCAATTCCAGCTGGTGAGGGAGTGACATTCCACACTGGCTCCCCCAGGTTTCCCATGTCTCAAGGACAGCCCCAGGCTCCTTAGTACCCCCTCATTGTCcttttctctgccctctctcctcacaCTCACTGTTCTTCACAGGCCTCACTATTCTATCCTGGGGCAGGTGCCAGACACGGACATTTACAGAGATGTGGCAGAGTACTCAGAGGTGTGTGGGGGTGCTAAGCAGGAGGAAGGCCTGGGTGGGGTGGAACAGAGCCAGAATGGACTTTTATCAGTCCCTTCCACACCTGGCAAGGACACTGGGGGCTGAGGGCACTTTGGTCCTTGTAATTTCAAGGGAAGAATTTGGATCTATGACCCCCAGTTAGAGTATAAGGGACTAGGAGGGGCCCGAGAAAGAGTG is from Equus przewalskii isolate Varuska chromosome 15, EquPr2, whole genome shotgun sequence and encodes:
- the SLC26A6 gene encoding solute carrier family 26 member 6 isoform X18; translation: MEPSEASGQRDTQALLSTTQEMELRRRDYHVERPLLNQKQLEELGRWSSVTGTHQWRTWLQCSHARARALLLQYLPVLAWLPRYPVRDWLLGDLLSGLSVAIMQLPQGLAYALLAGLPPVFGLYSSFYPVFIYFLFGTSRHISVGTFAVMSVMVGSVTESLAPDEDFLQDLNSTVNETARDAARVQLASALSVLVGLFQVGLGLVHFGFVVTYLSEPLVHGYTTAASVQVFISQLKYVFGLQLSSRSGPLSIIYTLLEVCWKLPQSVVGTMVTALVAGVVLVVVKLLNDKLQQHLPLPIPGELLTELVALGLSNLIGGVFQCFPVSCSMSRSLVQESTGGNTQVAGAVSSLFILIIIVKLGELFQDLPKAVLAAAIIVNLKGMLMQFTDICSLWKANRMDLLIWLVTFVATILLNLDLGLAAAVAFSLLLVVFRTQLPHYSILGQVPDTDIYRDVAEYSEAREVPGVKVFRSSATVYFANAELYSDTLKQKCGIDVDRLISRKKKLLKKKELKLKRLLKEEKLQRQAGPLEPAAASKGTSVSINANTSIRDIESNNMEGSKAKQVSAGKELEDTAASGQEDAKAPDGSTLKALGLPQPDFHSLVLDLGALSFVDTVCLKSLKNIFRDFREIEVEVYMAACHTPVVTQLEAGHFFDASITKQHLFASVHDAVVFALQHPRSGPVSPVSVTQL
- the SLC26A6 gene encoding solute carrier family 26 member 6 isoform X10: MEPSEASGQRDTQALLSTTQEMELRRRDYHVERPLLNQKQLEELGRWSSVTGTHQWRTWLQCSHARARALLLQYLPVLAWLPRYPVRDWLLGDLLSGLSVAIMQLPQGTFAVMSVMVGSVTESLAPDEDFLQDLNSTVNETARDAARVQLASALSVLVGLFQVGLGLVHFGFVVTYLSEPLVHGYTTAASVQVFISQLKYVFGLQLSSRSGPLSIIYTLLEVCWKLPQSVVGTMVTALVAGVVLVVVKLLNDKLQQHLPLPIPGELLTLIGATGISYGVGLKHRFGVDVVGDIPAGLIPPVAPNSQLFAKLVGNAFAIAVVGFAIAISLGKIFALRHGYRVDSNQELVALGLSNLIGGVFQCFPVSCSMSRSLVQESTGGNTQVAGAVSSLFILIIIVKLGELFQDLPKAVLAAAIIVNLKGMLMQFTDICSLWKANRMDLLIWLVTFVATILLNLDLGLAAAVAFSLLLVVFRTQLPHYSILGQVPDTDIYRDVAEYSEAREVPGVKVFRSSATVYFANAELYSDTLKQKCGIDVDRLISRKKKLLKKKELKLKRLLKEEKLQRQAAASKGTSVSINANTSIRDIESNNMEGSKAKQVSAGKELEDTAASGQEDAKAPDGSTLKALGLPQPDFHSLVLDLGALSFVDTVCLKSLKNIFRDFREIEVEVYMAACHTPVVTQLEAGHFFDASITKQHLFASVHDAVVFALQHPRSGPVSPVSVTQL
- the SLC26A6 gene encoding solute carrier family 26 member 6 isoform X2; its protein translation is MEPSEASGQRDTQALLSTTQEMELRRRDYHVERPLLNQKQLEELGRWSSVTGTHQWRTWLQCSHARARALLLQYLPVLAWLPRYPVRDWLLGDLLSGLSVAIMQLPQGLAYALLAGLPPVFGLYSSFYPVFIYFLFGTSRHISVGTFAVMSVMVGSVTESLAPDEDFLQDLNSTVNETARDAARVQLASALSVLVGLFQVGLGLVHFGFVVTYLSEPLVHGYTTAASVQVFISQLKYVFGLQLSSRSGPLSIIYTLLEVCWKLPQSVVGTMVTALVAGVVLVVVKLLNDKLQQHLPLPIPGELLTLIGATGISYGVGLKHRFGVDVVGDIPAGLIPPVAPNSQLFAKLVGNAFAIAVVGFAIAISLGKIFALRHGYRVDSNQELVALGLSNLIGGVFQCFPVSCSMSRSLVQESTGGNTQVAGAVSSLFILIIIVKLGELFQDLPKAVLAAAIIVNLKGMLMQFTDICSLWKANRMDLLIWLVTFVATILLNLDLGLAAAVAFSLLLVVFRTQLPHYSILGQVPDTDIYRDVAEYSEAREVPGVKVFRSSATVYFANAELYSDTLKQKCGIDVDRLISRKKKLLKKKELKLKRLLKEEKLQRQAGPLEPAAASKGTSVSINANTSIRDIESNNMEGSKAKVSAGKELEDTAASGQEDAKAPDGSTLKALGLPQPDFHSLVLDLGALSFVDTVCLKSLKNIFRDFREIEVEVYMAACHTPVVTQLEAGHFFDASITKQHLFASVHDAVVFALQHPRSGPVSPVSVTQL
- the SLC26A6 gene encoding solute carrier family 26 member 6 isoform X3; this encodes MEPSEASGQRDTQALLSTTQEMELRRRDYHVERPLLNQKQLEELGRWSSVTGTHQWRTWLQCSHARARALLLQYLPVLAWLPRYPVRDWLLGDLLSGLSVAIMQLPQGLAYALLAGLPPVFGLYSSFYPVFIYFLFGTSRHISVGTFAVMSVMVGSVTESLAPDEDFLQDLNSTVNETARDAARVQLASALSVLVGLFQVGLGLVHFGFVVTYLSEPLVHGYTTAASVQVFISQLKYVFGLQLSSRSGPLSIIYTLLEVCWKLPQSVVGTMVTALVAGVVLVVVKLLNDKLQQHLPLPIPGELLTLIGATGISYGVGLKHRFGVDVVGDIPAGLIPPVAPNSQLFAKLVGNAFAIAVVGFAIAISLGKIFALRHGYRVDSNQELVALGLSNLIGGVFQCFPVSCSMSRSLVQESTGGNTQVAGAVSSLFILIIIVKLGELFQDLPKAVLAAAIIVNLKGMLMQFTDICSLWKANRMDLLIWLVTFVATILLNLDLGLAAAVAFSLLLVVFRTQLPHYSILGQVPDTDIYRDVAEYSEAREVPGVKVFRSSATVYFANAELYSDTLKQKCGIDVDRLISRKKKLLKKKELKLKRLLKEEKLQRQAAASKGTSVSINANTSIRDIESNNMEGSKAKQVSAGKELEDTAASGQEDAKAPDGSTLKALGLPQPDFHSLVLDLGALSFVDTVCLKSLKNIFRDFREIEVEVYMAACHTPVVTQLEAGHFFDASITKQHLFASVHDAVVFALQHPRSGPVSPVSVTQL